A genome region from Erigeron canadensis isolate Cc75 chromosome 3, C_canadensis_v1, whole genome shotgun sequence includes the following:
- the LOC122592228 gene encoding nucleobase-ascorbate transporter 2-like, with translation MTSKVNKGWVFDMEAKTFTLKLSIAWTMWLRNLTICFFLIFWWKQYLKQFPAKQLPVLERFSLLLTIEVIWAFGHLLTASGAYKHHPEQTQMHCGTDKASFISAAPWIKIPYPLQWSVTSFEAGHAFGMIAAVLVSLVESTVASKATARLASATPCSCTSRDIGWQGIGILLSGPQLVQQSLCKFFFLLTVYIV, from the exons ATGACTTCGAAAGTCAACAAGGGATGGGTTTTTGACATGGAAGCTAAAACCTTTACTCTAAAATTGTCTATCGCCTGGACTATGT GGTTGAGAAACTTAACAATCTGCTTCTTCCTAATCTTCTGGTGGAAACAGTACTTAAAACAGTTTCCGGCAAAGCAGCTGCCAGTACTGGAGCGTTTTTCACTTCTTTTGACCATAGAGGTGATATGGGCATTTGGTCATCTATTGACCGCTAGTGGTGCATATAAACATCATCCAGAACAGACTCAAATGCACTGCGGAACTGATAAAGCCAGTTTCATATCTGCTGCACCATG GATAAAGATTCCATATCCACTTCAATGGAGTGTGACATCTTTTGAAGCAGGGCATGCTTTTGGGATGATTGCTGCAGTTCTAGTCTCCCTTGTTGAG TCAACAGTTGCATCCAAGGCGACAGCCCGCTTAGCAAGTGCTACACCTTGCTCATGTACTAGTCGTGACATCGGGTGGCAG GGAATCGGTATTCTCTTAAGTGGTCCGCAACTGGTTCAACAGTCTCTGTGTAAGTTTTTCTTCCTGCTCACCGTTTACATTGTTTGA
- the LOC122593994 gene encoding F-box/FBD/LRR-repeat protein At3g52680-like — MENVQVKEEEGEQNQQHPKRMKTQQEDPEEKKDRISSLPDGLIIDEILGRLRDTKHAIRTGALSKRWQHLWPLVPVLYFSYYNSCNKKHTHSDNFCLSVDKTLTQCRPHLKKLNKFHVSTSYNGRFELQLLDKWIRFATDCDVQQLYLDFYNLDWEHQFVLKDDSFFINSHFTHLRLGGCIFDPTGPIIWNNLTHLSISNGKLDEHLIANMLSGSPLLGTLRLEECYGYRRLDITSKSVKSLVLSGYSAYEHEVDDILGIIEINAPYILSLTIQDDLFLTKLSLLNVSSLTKAGLDYTKTGYYGRPKAPKREQEEMLKRLILNLRHVKELKIGIECHKALYRLEAKGFNFPSNLKVQNVMSPVSSDSDSMDYSDNESSDDDSSDSDSMDYSDNESSDDDSSDSDSDSVESGDSEELVLD; from the exons ATGGAAAATGTGCaagtaaaagaagaagaaggtgaaCAAAATCAACAACATCCAAAACGGATGAAAACCCAACAAGAAGAcccagaagaaaaaaaagatagaatAAGCTCCTTACCTGATGGTTTGATTATCGATGAAATCCTTGGTCGTTTACGGGATACGAAACACGCAATCAGAACAGGTGCCCTTTCCAAACGTTGGCAACATCTTTGGCCTTTGGTCCCTGTTCTTTATTTCTCATATTATAATAGTTGTAATAAAAAGCACACACATTCTGATAATTTCTGTTTGTCTGTTGATAAAACCCTAACTCAGTGTCGCCCTCATTTAAAGAAACTCAATAAATTCCATGTCTCTACCTCTTACAACGGTCGGTTTGAATTACAACTACTCGATAAGTGGATTCGTTTTGCTACTGATTGTGATGTCCAACAGCTTTacttagatttttataatttggaTTGGGAACATCAGTTTGTATTGAAAGACGACTCTTTTTTCATCAATTCCCATTTTACCCATCTCCGTTTAGGCGGCTGCATATTCGATCCAACAGGCCCCATTATTTGGAATAACCTTACCCATTTATCTATTTCAAATGGGAAATTAGACGAACATTTGATTGCAAATATGCTATCTGGGAGTCCTTTATTGGGCACTTTGAGGTTAGAAGAATGCTATGGTTATCGGCGCCTTGATATTACTTCCAAGAGTGTTAAGAGCTTGGTGTTATCTGGATACTCCGCTTATGAACATGAGGTTGATGATATTTTAGGCATCATTGAAATCAATGCTCCGTATATTTTGTCATTAACGATCCAAGACGATTTGTTCTTGACAAAGCTTTCATTGCTAAATGTGTCTTCTTTAACCAAAGCTGGCTTGGATTATACCAAGACCGGGTATTATGGTAGGCCAAAAGCTCCTAAAAGAGAACAAGAAGAGATGCTTAAGAGGCTTATACTAAACCTTCGCCATGTCAAAGAGCTTAAAATCGGGATTGAGTGTCATAAG GCTCTATATCGTTTGGAAGCTAAAGGTTTCAATTTTCCATCAAACTTGAAGGTTCAAAATGTTATGTCACCTGTATCCTCTGATAGTGATTCAATGGATTACTCTGATAATGAATCATCTgatgatgactcatctgatagTGATTCAATGGATTACTCTGATAATGAATCATCTgatgatgactcatctgatagtgatagtgattcGGTTGAAAGCGGAGATTCTGAGGAACTAGTGCTTGACTAG